The following proteins are encoded in a genomic region of Fusarium oxysporum f. sp. lycopersici 4287 chromosome 1, whole genome shotgun sequence:
- a CDS encoding hypothetical protein (At least one base has a quality score < 10) produces MSSPLAFTPWRRRTLSSLSQRDQPQLHRGGASSPSQDQIHGSPLPIATSRPLYIASARGHREPIRSFTHGFVRDSLVPVDSVHNARTVREDTMELATYLLSDGQTQQGPAFLQRARISFQESVEPEASDDVSTVEHAHSSQTIAGVSEPPSPEGRDGEAEAPALPSVLSNLLKTSPARSIAQDQPHASDYDDNGDDNQTRTGQRRANHSTHDMSEHNPLLSRVTSGGRRSYMSDLEGQKPQARRPWISDLVEVGHKMEERMSYGVAVAVNPSRWDRKALWHNCVLTPVSCLPVVAVGLLLNILDALSYGMVLFPLGRPIFSHLGSAGISVFYVSTIVSQITFSSGSIFKGSVGSELIEVVPFFHNMAAKITEVVGEGNPDAVIATTIVSFSLSAMMTGLVFYLMGRFKVGYVVGFIPRHILLGCIGGVGWFLVATGFEVSARLNGRLQYDLDTLKQLINPAAVPLWVTPLVFAIVLFYGQSKIRSKFFLSMFILAIPLIFYFFVFALDALDVDVLRDHGWIFRGPPSDEPWWYFYTLYSELESSVSSTTTGVADFCPEFKLVRWDAVAETIPAMLALTFFGFLHVPINVPALALNRGEDHLDLNKELRLHGYSNFLSGCFGSIQNYLVYANTVFFMRSGGNVRLAGYMLAAATFGVMVVGPSLIAFIPVMMVGTLVYDLGFELLVEALWLPRKRLKLSEYLTVVVIVLVMSVHDFVVGIGVGILLAFVSLVLQTSRVSAIRGNYSGDIVTSTVRRNPSQHHYLHDAGQQIYIVKLTGYLFFGTIVSVEEKVRGLLDDSTFAKHPIKFLILDMWHVTGHDFSAGEAFNTISRLLDNKGVILVLSGLDAENQLGQNLRAAGLGSDGIGVMMLPSLNSALESCENELLKTLYARQEELKSLKRMSPQHLDVPPAKTSSLSSFDSPFNSPRRNHLAEAAHDALTSVEVQRPSEWQSFKEPLRLMLQIFQGLSDQNEVFWFPATLYFTRREYPAGTNIFRCGEQANGFYLVERGIIRAEYHLPQGRLCESILAGTTCGELPFFSETELAATAVVERDCVVWRMDQDQWTKIQKEEPEVGKELLRISLKITSERMGAIASYILTTAG; encoded by the exons ATGTCGTCGCCTCTGGCCTTCACTCCATGGCGGAGGAGAACTTTGAGCTCGCTCTCACAGCGCGATCAACCGCAATTGCACCGGGGGGGTGCCTCGAGCCCTTCACAGGACCAGATCCACGGCTCTCCTCTCCCTATTGCGACCTCAAGACCGTTGTACATTGCCTCTGCCCGAGGTCATAGAGAGCCGATCCGATCCTTCACCCACGGATTCGTGCGAGACAGCTTAG TACCCGTCGACAGCGTTCATAATGCTCGAACTGTCCGTGAAGACACCATGGAGCTTGCGACGTATCTGCTGTCAGACGGACAGACCCAACAGGGCCCGGCGTTCCTCCAACGAGCCAGGATTTCTTTCCAAGAATCTGTGGAACCCGAAGCCAGTGACGATGTATCCACGGTCGAGCATGCGCACTCTTCTCAAACCATCGCCGGAGTTTCCGAGCCACCGTCGCCAGAGGGCCGAGATGGTGAGGCCGAAGCGCCCGCCTTGCCGTCGGTGCTGTCAAACCTGCTCAAGACGTCACCTGCCCGGTCGATTGCACAAGACCAACCACATGCCTCCGACTACGATGACAATGGCGATGATAATCAAACTCGGACCGGGCAACGTCGGGCCAACCATTCTACACACGATATGTCAGAGCACAATCCTCTACTTTCACGGGTTACTTCGGGCGGTAGGAGATCTTACATGTCGGATCTCGAGGGACAAAAACCCCAAGCGAGACGCCCATGGATCAGTGATTTGGTGGAGGTTGGGCATAAGATGGAAGAACGGATGAGCTATGGTGTTGCAGTTGCTGTCAACCCAAGCCGATGGGATCGAAAAGCACTTTGGCATAACTGTGTGCTTACACCAGTCTCGTGCTTGCCGGTCGTCGCAGTCGGTCTTCTGCTTAATATCTTGGATGCTCTATCATACG GCATGGTTCTCTTCCCTTTGGGAAGGCCGATTTTCTCTCATTTGGGGTCCGCTGGAATCTCTGTTTTCTACGTCAGTACTATTGTATCGCAAATCACATTCTCATCCGGAAGCATATTCAAAGGTTCAGTTGGTTCTGAGCTG ATCGAGGTGGTTCCCTTCTTCCACAACATGGCCGCGAAGATCACTGAAGTTGTTGGGGAGGGCAACCCGGATGCCGTGATAGCCACCACTATTGTGTCATTTTCTCTCAGCGCCATGATGACCGGCCTGGTGTTTTATCTCATGGGACGGTTTAAGGTTGGCTATGTGGTGGGATTTATCCCCAGACATATCTTACTTGGCTGCATTGGCGGCGTTGGGTGGTTCCTTGTCGCAACCGGATTCGAGGTCTCAGCTCGACTCAATGGCAGACTTCAGTACGACCTCGACACGTTGAAGCAACTAATAAACCCTGCAGCTGTGCCCCTCTGGGTAACACCCCTTGTGTTTGCCATTGTTCTGTTTTATGGCCAGTCCAAAATCAGGTCCAAGTTTTTCCTGTCCATGTTTATTCTAGCGATTCCCCTAATCTTCTATTTCTTTGTGTTTGCACTCGATGCCTTGGACGTGGATGTTCTACGCGACCATGGCTGGATCTTCCGAGGCCCTCCTTCTGATGAGCCATGGTGGTATTTCTATACACTTTATAGTGAGCTTGAATCGTCTGTATCCTCTACAACTACTGGAGTTGCTGACTTTTGCCCAGAGTTCAAGCTTGTCCGCTGGGACGCTGTTGCAGAAACCATTCCCGCCATGCTcgccttgaccttcttcgGCTTTCTGCACGTTCCGATCAACGTCCCTGCCTTGGCTCTCAACCGTGGCGAGGATCATCTTGATCTGAACAAGGAGCTAAGGCTTCATGGCTACTCCAACTTCCTCTCCGGTTGCTTTGGCAGCATTCAGAATTACTTGGTCTATGCGAACACCGTCTTTTTCATGCGGTCGGGCGGGAACGTTCGCCTTGCTGGCTACATGCTGGCAGCAGCAACCTTCGGAGTTATGGTAGTCGGCCCATCTCTCATTGCTTTCATCCCTGTTATGATGGTGGGCACTTTGGTCTATGACCTCGGCTTTGAGCTTCTGGTTGAAGCTCTTTGGCTCCCCCGTAAGAGGCTCAAACTGTCCGAGTACCTTACCGTAGTCGTGATTGTACTCGTCATGAGTGTTCACGACTTCGTGGTAGGAATTGGCGTCGGCATCCTGTTGGCCTTTGTGTCGCTCGTTCTGCAGACATCACGAGTGTCTGCTATCCGCGGAAACTACTCGGGCGATATTGTCACATCTACCGTGAGACGCAACCCATCACAGCATCATTATCTACATGATGCGGGACAGCAAATCTATATCGTCAAGCTTACGGGctatctcttctttggcactATTGTCAGTGTAGAAGAAAAGGTTCGGGGTCTTCTGGATGATAGCACCTTCGCCAAGCATCCCATCAAGTTCttgattttggacatgtGGCATGTTACCGGGCACGATTTCTCTGCGGGAGAGGCTTTCAACACCATTAGTCGGCTGCTCGATAATAAAGGCGTGATTCTTGTCTTGAGTGGCTTGGATGCTGAGAACCAGCTTGGACAGAATTTGAGGGCGGCCGGATTGGGAAGCGATGGCATCGGAGTCATGATGCTGCCTAGCCTGAACTCCGCGTTGGAAAGCTGCGAAAACGAGCTCCTTAAGACTCTCTATGCTAGACAGGAAGAGCTGAAATCTCTGAAGCGCATGTCCCCTCAACACTTGGATGTGCCTCCAGCTAAGACTTCCAGTCTATCCTCCTTTGATTCCCCATTCAACTCACCTCGCCGCAACCATCTCGCCGAGGCCGCCCACGATGCTTTGACCAGTGTTGAGGTTCAGCGTCCATCCGAGTGGCAGAGTTTCAAGGAGCCTCTCCGCCTCATGCTCCAGATCTTCCAGGGCTTAAGCGACCAGAACGAGGTTTTCTGGTTCCCAGCAACTTTATACTTTACACGTCGAGAGTACCCCGCCGGCACCAATATCTTCCGATGTGGAGAACAAGCCAACGGATTCTATCTCGTCGAGCGAGGCATCATCCGCGCGGAATACCACCTGCCACAAGGCAGGTTGTGCGAGAGCATCTTGGCAGGAACGACATGTGGCGAGCTGCCTTTCTTTTCGGAGACAGAACTGGCAGCGACGGCTGTTGTGGAAAGAGATTGTGTGGTCTGGCGGATGGATCAAGACCAGTGGACAAAGATTCAAAAAGAAGAGCCGGAAGTGGGGAAAGAGCTGCTCAGGATATCGTTGAAGATTACAAGTGAGCGGATGGGTGCGATTGCTTCATACATCTTGACGACAGCGGGTTAA
- a CDS encoding hypothetical protein (At least one base has a quality score < 10), whose product MINNTISGSLALKYGPLDQVLTKGQCTANAWVGQLTVQTIDFNILFISITVLLTVQKAYLLQDSSLRSVMLICLCAWIPGIITSFTALGLQAYGPVGGNWCWIQAKYPILRWSLSFGWRLCIFFLVMGIYTTVYFQLKRTFGRFGVSGASSDGTNITTTDTALCNQHATTPAWPPIMKVSSLTVAYELGTVNDAASSSSTAPMSNQAHCYSNPEPDSSNASAAAIRQPAWNRALPNLRRMMLLNGYPLGYLILWTPGVVNRFIEIKGKSPPWLVAFLASTQYIGLVHAITYGYNEQFRRSIQSWKVSRQRRERIED is encoded by the exons ATgataaataatactatatcAGGCAGTCTGGCACTTAAGTATGGCCCACTTGACCAAGTTCTAACCAAAGGGCAATGTACCGCGAATGCGTGGGTGGGCCAACTCACAGTGCAGACGATTGACTTTAACATATTATTTATATCAATAACGGTTCTACTCACCGTGCAAAAGGCCTATCTACTACAGGATTCGTCATTGCGGAGTGTTATGTTAATATGCCTTTGTGCATGGATACCAGGGATCATTACCA GCTTCACCGCCCTAGGACTACAAGCATATGGCCCGGTGGGCGGCAACTGGTGCTGGATTCAAGCGAAGTATCCTATCCTACGCTGGAGCTTGTCCTTTGGATGGCGCCTCTGCATATTCTTCTTGGTCATGGGCATTTATACTACGGTGTATTTCCAGCTCAAACGGACGTTTGGACGTTTCGGGGTCTCAGGGGCTTCTTCTGACGGAACAAATATAACCACGACAGACACAGCCTTGTGCAATCAGCACGCCACTACTCCAGCTTGGCCGCCAATCATGAAAGTCTCGTCACTTACCGTTGCTTATGAACTCGGAACCGTGAATGATGCAGCCAGTTCATCGTCTACAGCACCCATGAGCAACCAAGCTCACTGTTACAGCAACCCGGAGCCTGATTCTTCCAATGCCTCGGCTGCTGCCATAAGACAACCGGCGTGGAACAGAGCGTTGCCGAACCTACGGAGAATGATGTTGCTGAACGGCTATCCACTAGGATACCTTATCCTCTGGACTCCCGGAGTGGTCAACCGATTCATTGAAATTAAAGGTAAATCACCGCCATGGCTCGTCGCCTTCCTGGCTTCTACACAATACATTGGGCTGGTACATGCAATCACTTATGGCTATAATGAGCAGTTTCGACGCTCTATACAATCTTGGAAGGTTTCCCGGCAGAGACGGGAAAGGATTGAGGATTAA
- a CDS encoding hypothetical protein (At least one base has a quality score < 10), with product MSSSHVDLAITVPTLVGSVLSTIAIVVVLSLHAISPPTRRHVRHALIINLLLCDLADMINNTISGSLALKYGPLDQVLTKGQCTANAWVGQLTVQTIDFNILFISITVLLTVQKAYLLQDSSLRSVMLICLCAWIPGIITSFTALGLQAYGPVGGNWCWIQAKYPILRWSLSFGWRLCIFFLVMGIYTTVYFQLKRTFGRFGVSGASSDGTNITTTDTALCNQHATTPAWPPIMKVSSLTVAYELGTVNDAASSSSTAPMSNQAHCYSNPEPDSSNASAAAIRQPAWNRALPNLRRMMLLNGYPLGYLILWTPGVVNRFIEIKGKSPPWLVAFLASTQYIGLVHAITYGYNEQFRRSIQSWKVSRQRRERIED from the exons ATGTCATCATCGCACGTCGACCTGGCTATTACAGTGCCTACCTTGGTAGGATCTGTGTTGTCAACCATAGCCATAGTAGTAGTGCTGAGCCTGCATGCGATATCTCCTCCTACACGTCGACACGTTCGCCACGCCCTTATTATCAATCTCCTATTATGCG ACTTGGCAGATATgataaataatactatatcAGGCAGTCTGGCACTTAAGTATGGCCCACTTGACCAAGTTCTAACCAAAGGGCAATGTACCGCGAATGCGTGGGTGGGCCAACTCACAGTGCAGACGATTGACTTTAACATATTATTTATATCAATAACGGTTCTACTCACCGTGCAAAAGGCCTATCTACTACAGGATTCGTCATTGCGGAGTGTTATGTTAATATGCCTTTGTGCATGGATACCAGGGATCATTACCA GCTTCACCGCCCTAGGACTACAAGCATATGGCCCGGTGGGCGGCAACTGGTGCTGGATTCAAGCGAAGTATCCTATCCTACGCTGGAGCTTGTCCTTTGGATGGCGCCTCTGCATATTCTTCTTGGTCATGGGCATTTATACTACGGTGTATTTCCAGCTCAAACGGACGTTTGGACGTTTCGGGGTCTCAGGGGCTTCTTCTGACGGAACAAATATAACCACGACAGACACAGCCTTGTGCAATCAGCACGCCACTACTCCAGCTTGGCCGCCAATCATGAAAGTCTCGTCACTTACCGTTGCTTATGAACTCGGAACCGTGAATGATGCAGCCAGTTCATCGTCTACAGCACCCATGAGCAACCAAGCTCACTGTTACAGCAACCCGGAGCCTGATTCTTCCAATGCCTCGGCTGCTGCCATAAGACAACCGGCGTGGAACAGAGCGTTGCCGAACCTACGGAGAATGATGTTGCTGAACGGCTATCCACTAGGATACCTTATCCTCTGGACTCCCGGAGTGGTCAACCGATTCATTGAAATTAAAGGTAAATCACCGCCATGGCTCGTCGCCTTCCTGGCTTCTACACAATACATTGGGCTGGTACATGCAATCACTTATGGCTATAATGAGCAGTTTCGACGCTCTATACAATCTTGGAAGGTTTCCCGGCAGAGACGGGAAAGGATTGAGGATTAA